A window of Passer domesticus isolate bPasDom1 chromosome 11, bPasDom1.hap1, whole genome shotgun sequence genomic DNA:
GCCACTTCCACTGCTGGGAACAAGGGAGCATCCCCTCACCCTGGAAAACCGCTGCCTGTGTCGCAGGGCTGTGCATCTGTGCTGTCCTGTGTtgagaagggcagcagcaggaggatgcAGTGCTGTTCCTGGACACTTGGGTCGCAGGTACtcagtgcccacagccccagagctgggagtgagccTTGATGTGACCTGGGACCGCTCGCTTAAAGCTTTTCACTCCGCACCTGCCCCCTCTGCAGGTTCTCTGTGCTTACCCACGTGTTTCATCAAGTTACTGCAAAGCCTGCAGGAGTCCAAACTCATTCTCTTCAAGGCTCAGAATACATCCTTGTGTTCCCGAGGCAGAGTAAAAGGAAGGCACCAATTTGTCTGGTTTTTTTGCCTGGAGTCTCTGCGATGGATGATGGAGCAGAGTCTCTGCTGACTGTGCATCTCCTCACCCATTTGGGACACTCATTTCCTCTGCAGCAAACTCTGGATCGAATTTTGGACTGGCTCTGCCTCGACATTCGCCTTTTCCTGGTGTCTGAGCGAACTCCTCCGCTGAAATACTATGAGAGGTACCgcaagaggagctgcagctttccTGGAATATCCATCCTCCTTTTTCTGCACGAGGACTTGGGAGAAGAACGGATCTTCCAGGTCCACGAGCAATTCCAGCGCCCTCCCTGGCGCTACCAGCGTGCCCAGTTTGCCAAGGGGCAGAGCCCGCCCTGTGCCCCGTGCCAGCAGGACTTCTACGGGCTGGACGAGCAGCTGCCCGTGTGGGGCGTCAGGCGGGCGCAGCGCGGCCCCGAAATCCTGCGGGTCACCCTCCACTGCAGCTTTGATAACTACGAGGACGCAGTCAGGCTCTACGAGCTGATCCTCCAGAAGGAAGGCACGCTGCAGAAGAGCACGCTGTGTGTCTTCGTGCTGCACGCCACCCCAGACGTGGCCGTGCAGCTGTGCCTGAAGCAGCTGCCCCCGGGGGTGACGGCCGAGCCGCCCGACTCGGCAGCGCTGCAGTTCAGGGTGCAGGAAATCGGGCAGCTGGTGCCCCTCCTGCCCAACCCCTGCGTGCccatcagcagctccaggtggcAAACACAGGACTACGAGGGAAACACAATTCTGCTCAAGGTATGTCTGTGGTGCTCTCAAGAGGAGGGTTTAGCTACTTTATCTGCTtttttccaaggaaagcaggCCTGGTTCAAAACGGAAATTATGATTTTGTTAGTTCATGTTTTCTTTCGAATTTGTGAATGCAGTAATTGGTGTCTGTCAGTGCTGTGATG
This region includes:
- the FAM124B gene encoding protein FAM124B → MDDGAESLLTVHLLTHLGHSFPLQQTLDRILDWLCLDIRLFLVSERTPPLKYYERYRKRSCSFPGISILLFLHEDLGEERIFQVHEQFQRPPWRYQRAQFAKGQSPPCAPCQQDFYGLDEQLPVWGVRRAQRGPEILRVTLHCSFDNYEDAVRLYELILQKEGTLQKSTLCVFVLHATPDVAVQLCLKQLPPGVTAEPPDSAALQFRVQEIGQLVPLLPNPCVPISSSRWQTQDYEGNTILLKVQSSSRTPETNTGLSQQHRDTGSGRIPQDCVAAPLSVKQGHPGRGSHELRARQGGAQPEPGAGLAGERACSEAPRPACPTPGPAARPGRARLRGQPGGSLRAALPDTDRDTGPALPSPGPLSRLPGALRSSLLPLPAPAAWRSRAAPAAPRCPPPAPAGPARPAGEEEEEEFFI